In a genomic window of Salegentibacter salegens:
- a CDS encoding GH92 family glycosyl hydrolase, with the protein MKTNFFVLAFCFFATFATAQDYLVEKVENPVDWVRPLMGTDSKPSMSNGNVYPAIARPWGMNFWTPQTGKMGHGWAYQYTADKLRGFKQTHQPSPWMNDYGQFAIMPVTGKIRFNEDARASWFSHKSEKVNPHYYSVYLADHDVTTEITPTSRAARFRFTFPESDSSHVVIDALDMGSYVKVIPEENKIIGYTTKNSGGVPDNFKNYFIIEFDKEFTASHTFSGEEISEDLEVEAEHVGSVISFKTEKGEVINAKVASSFISYDQAELNLKEIGNDDFETVKEKGREEWNKELSRIKVEGGTPDEVATFYSALYRSLLFPRKFYEYNAEGEVVHYSPYNGEVLPGYMFTDTGFWDTFRSLFPFLNLMYPELNANIQKGLANAYKESGWLPEWASPGLRNIMVGNNSASVVADAYLKTDGKFDYDIDLLYEALLNGANNEGPMTAVGRAGAEYYKDLGYVPYDVGINENAARTLEYAYDDFAIYQLAKKLNRPKEEIELYKKRSLNYKKLYDPETKLMRGKKENGEFVEDFNPFKWGDAFTEGNSWHYSWSVFHDPQGLIDLMGGKKEFVDQLDKVFEMPPVFDESYYGGVIHEIREMQVADMGQYAHGNQPIQHMIYLYNYAGEPWKAQYWVRETMDRMYQPTPDGYCGDEDNGQTSAWYVFSAMGFYPVAPATDEYVMGAPLFKKVTVELENGNELIINAPQNSDSNKYIQKMELNGKDYTKNYLSHKELMKGAVIDIEMGDTPNKKRGTKKSDFPYSLTNEL; encoded by the coding sequence ATGAAAACTAATTTTTTTGTCCTTGCGTTTTGCTTTTTCGCAACTTTTGCCACTGCGCAGGATTACCTTGTAGAGAAGGTTGAAAATCCTGTAGATTGGGTAAGACCACTTATGGGAACAGATTCTAAGCCAAGCATGTCAAATGGAAATGTATACCCGGCCATTGCCCGGCCCTGGGGAATGAACTTTTGGACACCACAAACCGGTAAAATGGGTCACGGTTGGGCCTACCAGTATACTGCCGATAAACTGCGTGGATTTAAACAAACGCATCAACCTTCTCCCTGGATGAATGATTATGGCCAGTTTGCTATTATGCCCGTAACCGGAAAAATTCGTTTTAATGAAGATGCCCGGGCCAGTTGGTTTTCACATAAATCTGAAAAAGTAAATCCGCACTATTACAGCGTATATCTTGCCGATCATGATGTAACTACCGAGATAACACCTACGTCGAGAGCAGCCCGTTTCCGCTTTACTTTTCCGGAATCTGATAGTTCGCATGTGGTTATAGATGCATTGGATATGGGTTCTTATGTAAAGGTTATTCCTGAAGAAAATAAAATAATTGGGTATACCACTAAAAATAGTGGAGGAGTACCAGATAATTTCAAGAACTATTTCATTATAGAATTCGATAAAGAATTTACTGCTTCGCATACATTTAGTGGTGAAGAAATTTCGGAAGACCTGGAAGTTGAGGCTGAACACGTTGGAAGTGTAATCAGTTTTAAAACTGAAAAAGGAGAAGTCATTAATGCAAAGGTAGCTTCATCATTTATAAGTTATGACCAGGCCGAATTAAACCTGAAAGAGATTGGAAATGACGATTTTGAAACCGTAAAAGAAAAAGGCCGCGAAGAATGGAATAAGGAACTTTCCAGAATTAAAGTGGAAGGCGGAACTCCAGATGAAGTAGCAACATTCTATTCAGCATTATACCGTTCCTTGCTTTTTCCACGAAAATTTTATGAATACAATGCTGAAGGTGAAGTGGTGCATTATAGCCCATATAATGGAGAAGTTTTACCGGGTTATATGTTTACCGATACCGGTTTTTGGGATACCTTCCGTTCTTTATTTCCCTTCTTAAATCTAATGTACCCAGAACTAAATGCCAATATCCAAAAAGGCCTGGCCAATGCTTATAAAGAAAGCGGTTGGTTGCCAGAGTGGGCCAGCCCGGGACTTAGGAATATTATGGTAGGAAACAACTCGGCCTCAGTTGTTGCCGATGCTTATTTAAAAACCGATGGGAAGTTTGATTATGATATTGATCTATTATACGAAGCACTTCTAAATGGAGCCAACAATGAAGGGCCTATGACCGCCGTAGGACGTGCGGGGGCTGAATATTATAAGGATCTTGGTTACGTTCCTTATGATGTGGGTATCAATGAAAATGCCGCCAGAACTTTAGAATACGCCTATGACGATTTTGCTATATATCAATTAGCAAAAAAACTAAATCGTCCCAAAGAGGAAATTGAACTTTATAAAAAACGAAGCCTTAACTATAAAAAACTTTATGATCCAGAAACCAAGCTAATGCGTGGGAAGAAAGAGAACGGAGAATTTGTAGAAGATTTTAATCCTTTTAAATGGGGAGATGCCTTTACCGAAGGGAACAGCTGGCATTACTCCTGGTCGGTATTTCACGATCCGCAAGGATTAATCGACCTAATGGGAGGTAAAAAAGAATTTGTAGATCAACTGGATAAGGTTTTCGAAATGCCACCGGTTTTTGATGAAAGCTATTACGGTGGGGTAATCCACGAAATTCGGGAAATGCAAGTTGCCGATATGGGACAATATGCACACGGGAATCAACCAATCCAGCATATGATTTATCTGTATAATTATGCAGGTGAACCATGGAAAGCTCAATATTGGGTGCGAGAAACAATGGATAGAATGTACCAACCTACTCCAGATGGTTATTGTGGCGATGAGGATAATGGACAGACTTCTGCCTGGTATGTATTTTCGGCAATGGGCTTCTATCCCGTTGCCCCGGCAACAGATGAATACGTAATGGGTGCTCCGCTTTTCAAAAAAGTAACAGTAGAACTTGAAAATGGAAACGAGCTTATTATTAATGCTCCTCAAAATAGTGATTCCAATAAGTATATTCAGAAAATGGAATTAAATGGAAAGGATTACACAAAGAATTACTTAAGCCATAAAGAACTGATGAAAGGAGCAGTGATCGATATAGAAATGGGGGATACACCTAATAAGAAGCGAGGAACTAAAAAATCAGATTTCCCGTATTCTTTGACAAATGAACTATAA
- a CDS encoding GMC family oxidoreductase has protein sequence MSIQIKKQATKYDVCIVGSGAGGGMAAKLLADAGFKIALLEAGPDFDPANKEQRTQLRWPWESPRRGAGSTRPFGDFDMAYGGWELEGEPYTQNENTEFAWFRSRMLGGRTNHWGRISLRFGPLDFKRKDFDGKGDNWPIGYEDVKPYYDKVDKLIGVFGTKENIPNEPDGFFLPPPKPRLHELYIKKGANKAGVPMIPSRLSILTKPVNKERGACFFCNQCSRSCMAYADFSSSSVLVKPAVETGNVDLYVNAMVREVLTNGDGEATGVSYIDKEDLRDYEIKAKVVILAASACSSARILLNSKSAQHPNGLANSSGVVGKYLHDSTGSSRMGFIPQLMDRERYNEDGVGGMHLYTPWWLNDSKDLGFTRGYHIEYWGGMSMPAYGFGFNTQALKEIAGDTSRNAYGTGLKKDVKKFYGATFGMAGRGESIPRKENYCEIDNHTVDKYGIPVLKFNYSWSDEEVKQARHMQDTFEEVMHNMGAVPLGDKPGKETNYGLENPGKIIHEVGTTRMGKDANSSVVNEFNQAHDVPNLFIMDGGPFVSQADKNPTWTILALAWRATDYLTEQLKKGNV, from the coding sequence ATGTCAATTCAAATAAAAAAACAAGCTACGAAATATGATGTGTGTATCGTAGGCTCCGGAGCTGGTGGTGGTATGGCTGCAAAATTACTGGCCGATGCAGGTTTTAAAATAGCCTTATTGGAGGCTGGGCCTGATTTTGATCCTGCAAATAAGGAACAGCGTACACAACTTCGATGGCCCTGGGAATCTCCACGTAGAGGAGCAGGTTCAACCCGACCTTTTGGTGATTTCGATATGGCCTATGGTGGCTGGGAACTGGAAGGAGAACCTTATACACAAAATGAAAATACCGAATTTGCCTGGTTTCGTTCCAGAATGTTAGGTGGGAGAACTAACCATTGGGGACGTATTTCTCTACGTTTCGGACCATTGGATTTTAAACGAAAAGATTTTGATGGCAAAGGTGATAATTGGCCTATAGGTTATGAAGACGTAAAGCCATACTACGATAAGGTAGATAAGTTAATTGGTGTTTTTGGAACCAAAGAAAATATACCTAATGAACCCGATGGTTTTTTTTTACCACCACCCAAACCACGGCTTCACGAATTATACATCAAAAAGGGAGCGAACAAAGCCGGAGTTCCTATGATTCCGTCGCGTCTATCAATCCTTACCAAGCCCGTGAATAAAGAAAGAGGCGCTTGTTTTTTCTGTAATCAGTGTTCTCGTTCTTGTATGGCCTATGCTGACTTTTCTTCATCATCGGTTTTGGTAAAACCGGCTGTGGAAACTGGCAATGTAGATCTTTATGTAAACGCGATGGTAAGAGAAGTCCTAACCAATGGAGATGGTGAAGCGACCGGAGTTTCTTATATAGATAAAGAAGATTTAAGAGACTATGAAATTAAAGCCAAGGTGGTAATTCTGGCCGCCAGTGCTTGTAGTTCAGCACGAATATTACTTAATTCAAAATCGGCCCAGCATCCTAACGGACTTGCCAACTCCAGCGGTGTGGTTGGGAAGTATCTTCACGATTCTACCGGTTCTTCCAGAATGGGATTTATTCCCCAGCTTATGGATAGGGAGCGTTATAACGAAGATGGGGTAGGTGGAATGCACCTGTATACCCCCTGGTGGTTAAATGATAGTAAAGATCTTGGTTTTACCAGGGGTTATCATATAGAATATTGGGGCGGGATGAGTATGCCAGCATATGGTTTTGGATTTAACACACAGGCCTTAAAAGAAATTGCCGGGGATACTTCCCGCAATGCCTACGGAACAGGACTAAAGAAAGACGTGAAAAAGTTCTATGGTGCTACCTTTGGGATGGCAGGCCGGGGAGAAAGTATCCCCCGAAAAGAAAACTATTGTGAAATAGATAATCATACGGTGGATAAGTATGGCATTCCGGTGTTGAAATTTAATTACTCTTGGTCCGATGAAGAAGTCAAACAAGCCCGACATATGCAGGATACTTTTGAAGAGGTAATGCATAATATGGGGGCTGTTCCCTTAGGGGACAAACCAGGAAAAGAAACAAATTACGGACTTGAAAATCCAGGAAAAATTATTCACGAAGTGGGTACAACCAGGATGGGTAAGGATGCAAACAGCTCTGTAGTAAATGAATTTAATCAGGCTCACGATGTTCCCAACCTATTTATAATGGATGGAGGTCCATTTGTTTCTCAAGCCGATAAAAACCCAACCTGGACGATTTTAGCACTGGCCTGGCGTGCTACCGATTATTTAACTGAACAGCTTAAAAAAGGAAATGTATAA
- a CDS encoding UDP-glucose--hexose-1-phosphate uridylyltransferase — MNTELNKHPHRRYNILTGEWILVSPHRTKRPWQGKTEKNNQEKRESYDSSCYLCPGNSRAGGETNPNYKGVHSFENDFPSLLPEGPTDDFKNGLLKAESETGICKVVCFSPDHSLTLPLMDVEDITKVVGLWKKEFKELGRKDNINYVQIFENKGAMMGCSNPHPHGQIWSQKSIPTEILKKSNHFKDYWEENKSSLLSDYLKQELELDERILAQNEHFVALIPYWAVWPYETMIVPKKHYQHIGQLNAEEEKAFAEIIKKLTIKYDNLFETSFPYSSGIHQAPTDGKDYPEWHFHMSFYPPLLRSATVKKFMVGYEMFAGPQRDITAEQAAQNLKELSEVHYLER; from the coding sequence ATGAACACAGAACTGAACAAGCATCCACATAGAAGGTATAATATTTTAACTGGCGAATGGATTTTGGTTTCACCACACCGAACCAAACGGCCATGGCAGGGGAAAACCGAAAAAAATAACCAGGAAAAACGAGAAAGCTACGATTCTTCCTGCTATTTATGTCCGGGTAATTCAAGAGCCGGTGGAGAAACAAATCCCAATTATAAAGGTGTTCATTCTTTTGAAAACGACTTCCCTTCCCTCCTTCCGGAAGGACCGACTGATGATTTTAAAAACGGTCTCCTAAAAGCCGAAAGCGAAACCGGAATTTGCAAAGTAGTTTGCTTTTCTCCAGATCACTCCCTCACTCTTCCTTTAATGGATGTAGAAGATATTACAAAAGTGGTTGGCCTTTGGAAAAAAGAATTTAAAGAATTGGGCAGGAAAGATAATATAAACTACGTTCAAATCTTTGAAAATAAAGGTGCCATGATGGGCTGCAGCAATCCGCATCCCCACGGCCAAATTTGGTCGCAGAAATCTATTCCGACAGAAATTTTAAAAAAATCGAATCATTTTAAAGATTACTGGGAAGAAAATAAGAGCAGTTTATTAAGCGATTATTTAAAGCAGGAACTGGAATTAGATGAGCGTATTTTAGCGCAAAATGAACATTTTGTAGCATTGATTCCTTATTGGGCGGTTTGGCCCTACGAAACGATGATTGTTCCAAAAAAACACTATCAACATATTGGGCAGTTAAATGCTGAAGAGGAAAAAGCTTTTGCTGAAATTATTAAAAAACTCACCATAAAATACGATAACCTTTTTGAAACTTCTTTCCCCTATTCTTCAGGTATTCATCAAGCTCCAACAGATGGCAAAGATTACCCAGAATGGCATTTTCATATGAGTTTTTATCCGCCACTCTTAAGATCGGCTACGGTTAAGAAATTCATGGTAGGCTATGAAATGTTTGCCGGCCCGCAACGGGATATTACCGCAGAACAGGCAGCCCAAAATTTAAAAGAGCTTTCTGAAGTTCATTATTTGGAGCGGTAA
- a CDS encoding gluconate 2-dehydrogenase subunit 3 family protein yields the protein MDRRESLKTLVMGGMASSLFLGSCITDKEAPIEEGDIIEEKEGYGRTPAEEERDEEIYSKEFFSKEEMATIIILADIIVPEDEESVSASEAGVPEFIEFIVKDIPGHQLPMRGGLLWINRESSKRFDAAFNEISEENQMEIINHMAYPKDFEKNSQGSIFFRNFRDLVVTGYFTSEPGFKYLDYRGNTPNVWDGVPSHILEKHGMKYDEDLLKVAMDPETRNEVMDWNKYEV from the coding sequence ATGGATAGAAGGGAATCATTAAAAACATTAGTTATGGGAGGAATGGCTTCCAGTCTTTTCCTTGGTAGTTGTATAACTGATAAAGAAGCACCTATCGAAGAAGGTGATATAATAGAAGAAAAAGAAGGATACGGAAGAACCCCTGCAGAAGAAGAAAGGGATGAGGAGATATATTCAAAGGAATTTTTTTCTAAAGAAGAAATGGCCACCATTATTATTCTGGCAGACATCATTGTTCCTGAAGATGAAGAATCCGTTTCCGCTAGTGAAGCAGGAGTGCCGGAATTTATCGAATTTATTGTAAAAGATATACCAGGGCATCAACTTCCAATGCGAGGTGGCCTATTGTGGATCAACCGAGAAAGTAGTAAGCGTTTTGACGCAGCTTTTAACGAGATTTCAGAAGAAAATCAGATGGAAATTATAAATCACATGGCCTATCCTAAAGATTTTGAGAAAAATTCACAGGGTTCGATTTTTTTTAGAAATTTCAGAGATCTGGTTGTTACAGGCTATTTTACGAGCGAGCCGGGTTTCAAATACCTCGATTATCGCGGCAATACACCGAATGTTTGGGACGGCGTGCCTTCCCATATTTTAGAAAAACATGGGATGAAATACGATGAAGATTTATTAAAGGTAGCTATGGATCCTGAAACCCGGAATGAGGTTATGGACTGGAACAAATATGAAGTTTAA
- a CDS encoding glycoside hydrolase family 43 protein has product MKNSTAWILIFFTTTLLFSGQINAQEKNNNPVFPGWYADPEGIVFDDKYWIFPTYSAPYEEQVFLDAFSSKDLVNWEKHEKIIDTAEVKWAKRAMWAPAIIKKDEDYFLFFAANDIQSDDELGGIGVAKASTPEGPYKDHLGEPLIGKFHNGAQPIDQFVFEDNGEYYMFYGGWQHCNVAKLNDDFTGFKSFEDGEIFKEVTPEGYVEGPFMFKRDGKYYFMWSEGGWTGPDYSVAYAIADSPTGPFKRIGTILQQDPEIANGAGHHSVIKTPGKDDYYIVYHRRPGGETARDSRMTCIDRMYFDENGHIKPVVITHEGVKPNPINK; this is encoded by the coding sequence ATGAAAAATTCTACAGCCTGGATATTAATATTTTTTACGACTACTCTTCTTTTCAGTGGTCAAATCAATGCCCAGGAAAAGAATAACAATCCTGTCTTTCCAGGGTGGTATGCCGATCCTGAAGGGATTGTTTTTGACGATAAATACTGGATTTTCCCTACTTATTCTGCCCCATATGAGGAACAGGTATTTCTTGATGCTTTTTCTTCAAAAGACCTGGTAAACTGGGAGAAACACGAAAAAATAATTGATACTGCCGAGGTAAAATGGGCTAAGCGTGCAATGTGGGCCCCTGCCATTATTAAAAAGGATGAAGATTATTTCCTGTTTTTTGCAGCTAATGATATTCAAAGTGATGATGAGCTAGGAGGTATTGGTGTGGCAAAAGCTTCTACTCCAGAAGGACCTTACAAAGATCATTTAGGGGAGCCATTAATTGGTAAATTTCATAATGGAGCCCAGCCTATAGACCAGTTCGTCTTTGAAGATAACGGCGAATACTATATGTTTTACGGGGGGTGGCAACATTGTAACGTAGCAAAATTAAATGATGACTTTACCGGGTTCAAATCTTTTGAAGATGGTGAAATTTTTAAAGAAGTGACCCCAGAAGGTTACGTAGAGGGACCGTTTATGTTTAAGCGAGATGGGAAGTATTATTTTATGTGGTCTGAGGGCGGCTGGACCGGCCCCGATTACAGTGTTGCCTATGCTATTGCCGATTCTCCTACCGGCCCATTTAAAAGAATAGGAACCATACTGCAACAAGATCCAGAGATTGCTAATGGCGCCGGACATCATTCGGTAATAAAAACCCCGGGCAAAGATGATTATTACATTGTCTATCACCGCCGTCCGGGAGGGGAAACCGCGCGTGACTCCAGGATGACCTGTATTGATAGAATGTATTTTGATGAAAATGGTCATATAAAACCGGTAGTCATTACTCATGAAGGAGTTAAACCAAATCCAATAAATAAATAA
- a CDS encoding sugar MFS transporter: MDQKKSYRTAFIFVTILFFLWGFITVLVDSLIPRLREVFTLSYFQAGMVQFAFFGAYFLLSIPAGYILSKIGYKKGIILGLVTMAVGCLLFYPAASYRVFGIFMFGYFTLAAGITILQVAANPYVTILGSEKTASSRLNLSQAFNSLGTAIAPALGALFILQDKVKTTAEIEALDANAQTSYYISEASAVQTPFLGIAAFIIIIAIVFFFVNLPKVGDKEASNDYRGVLKNRNLILGAIGLFCYVGAEVALGSYMVNYFLSLDLAETVRDTSFMRTIASWILSTGVSASSDMAVVGVFVTFYWTGAMIGRFIGSYLTTVFNPAKVLSVFAIGAISMIFISTFSVGLAAMWTIIAVGLFNSIMFPTIFSLALDGLGDDKAQGSGVLCTMIVGGAIIPPAYGFLTDSYSFKIALILVMICYAYIFYYAWTNKRRNLVID, from the coding sequence ATGGACCAAAAGAAATCCTATCGTACAGCTTTTATATTTGTAACAATCCTTTTTTTTCTATGGGGCTTTATTACCGTACTCGTAGACTCACTCATACCTAGATTAAGGGAAGTTTTTACACTTTCTTATTTCCAGGCCGGAATGGTACAATTTGCATTCTTTGGTGCTTATTTCTTGCTATCTATACCAGCGGGATATATTTTATCAAAAATAGGATATAAAAAGGGAATTATCTTAGGCTTGGTTACCATGGCTGTGGGCTGTCTGCTTTTTTACCCGGCAGCATCCTATCGTGTCTTCGGAATTTTTATGTTCGGTTATTTTACCCTTGCTGCGGGGATTACCATACTTCAGGTTGCAGCTAATCCCTATGTAACTATTTTAGGTTCTGAAAAGACAGCTTCCAGCCGACTTAACTTATCGCAAGCTTTTAACTCCCTCGGGACGGCAATAGCACCGGCTTTAGGTGCCTTATTTATCCTGCAGGATAAAGTAAAAACCACTGCCGAAATTGAAGCATTGGATGCTAATGCACAAACCAGCTACTATATTTCTGAAGCTTCAGCAGTACAAACACCTTTCCTTGGGATTGCCGCTTTTATAATAATAATTGCGATCGTTTTCTTTTTTGTAAATCTTCCCAAAGTAGGAGATAAAGAAGCTTCGAACGATTACCGGGGAGTATTAAAAAACAGGAATTTAATCCTGGGAGCCATTGGTCTATTTTGTTATGTAGGGGCTGAAGTTGCACTGGGAAGTTATATGGTAAACTATTTTTTAAGCCTTGATCTTGCTGAAACAGTAAGGGATACGTCTTTTATGCGCACCATAGCAAGCTGGATATTGAGCACAGGTGTATCTGCTTCCAGTGATATGGCCGTGGTGGGTGTTTTTGTAACATTCTACTGGACGGGAGCTATGATTGGAAGGTTTATTGGTTCTTATTTAACCACTGTTTTTAATCCTGCCAAGGTTTTAAGTGTATTTGCAATAGGGGCGATAAGTATGATATTTATATCAACCTTTTCAGTAGGACTTGCAGCTATGTGGACGATTATTGCTGTGGGGCTATTTAATTCTATTATGTTCCCTACAATTTTCAGTCTTGCCTTAGACGGGTTAGGAGATGATAAAGCCCAGGGATCTGGAGTATTGTGTACAATGATAGTTGGTGGAGCTATAATACCACCAGCTTATGGTTTTTTAACCGATTCTTATAGTTTTAAGATTGCCTTAATTTTAGTGATGATCTGCTATGCGTATATATTTTATTATGCCTGGACTAACAAAAGGAGAAACTTGGTAATTGATTAA
- a CDS encoding GH92 family glycosyl hydrolase, whose translation MKFNNNFITSAGTFIVFLLFFSCGKEEKITKENNSSSNEDLKDLAQFVDPMIGTAKMGHTYPGATVPFGSVQLSPDTDTIPYAVDGKYNPDVYKYCAGYQYDDSTIVGFSHTHFSGTGHSDLGDFLIMPTTGELKLNPGTETDPDSGYRSRFSHKNETAEPGYYNVLLEDYDIEAEMTASTRVGMHRYTFSEKDETHVILDLMSGIYNYDDKNVWTFVRVENDTLITGFRQTNGWARTRKVFFAMSFDKPIKNYGRARYDKQPYNGFWRKFDQDENFPEIAGEKIRMYFDFDMEAEEKLQIKLAISPVSSEGALNNMKTEIPHWDFDKVKDEAREQWNKELNKVVVDAENDAEMTNFYTAMYHAFLGPTEYMDVDGKYRGLDMNIHQAEGFTNYTSFSLWDTYRALHPLFNILQQDRNSDMINAMLAHYDQSVHNMLPVWSHYANENWCMIGYHSASVISDAIVKGNTGFDKQRALDAMVQTAKTGYYDGLEYYMEKGYVPEDKNGASVSKTLEYAYDDWAIAQAAKKIGNSEVYDEFSKRSENYKNVYDSKSGFMRPKLDDGSFKEEFDPLNTHGQGFIEGNAWNYSLYVPHQPAEMIKMMGGKQQFSQHLDSLFTMDLPDRYFEDTEDISREGIIGNYVHGNEPSHHVAYLYNWTDTPWKSQDKIRMILKDQYQTGADGLGGNDDFGQMSAWYIFSSFGFYPVAPGSTQYALGSPAINKATINLDNGNTFTVIANNQSAENVFVSKVELNGEVLENPFVDHSDIMAGGELKFYMSSEPNKEIYIENN comes from the coding sequence ATGAAATTCAACAATAATTTTATTACCTCAGCAGGAACATTTATAGTGTTCCTGCTGTTTTTTTCCTGCGGAAAGGAAGAAAAAATTACTAAAGAAAATAATTCATCTTCAAATGAAGATCTAAAAGATCTCGCTCAATTTGTAGACCCTATGATTGGTACGGCCAAAATGGGGCATACATATCCGGGTGCTACGGTACCTTTTGGAAGCGTTCAGTTAAGCCCAGATACCGACACCATTCCTTATGCCGTAGATGGCAAATACAATCCCGATGTTTATAAATATTGTGCGGGTTACCAGTATGATGATTCTACGATAGTTGGTTTTAGCCATACCCATTTTAGCGGTACTGGCCATTCCGATTTGGGCGATTTCTTAATAATGCCCACCACAGGCGAATTAAAATTGAACCCGGGAACAGAAACTGATCCAGATAGCGGTTACCGTTCCCGTTTTTCACATAAAAATGAAACTGCTGAACCCGGCTATTATAACGTTTTGTTGGAAGATTATGATATTGAAGCTGAAATGACGGCTTCCACCCGGGTGGGAATGCACCGATATACATTTTCCGAAAAGGATGAAACCCACGTCATTTTAGATTTGATGTCTGGCATTTACAATTACGATGATAAAAATGTTTGGACCTTTGTTAGGGTGGAAAATGATACCTTAATAACAGGTTTTAGACAAACCAACGGTTGGGCAAGAACTCGCAAGGTTTTCTTTGCCATGAGCTTTGATAAACCCATTAAAAATTACGGGCGGGCACGTTATGATAAACAACCTTATAATGGTTTCTGGAGGAAGTTTGACCAGGATGAGAATTTCCCGGAAATAGCAGGTGAAAAAATCAGGATGTATTTTGATTTTGACATGGAAGCCGAAGAAAAACTTCAAATTAAATTGGCAATTTCCCCGGTAAGTTCAGAAGGAGCGCTTAATAATATGAAAACCGAAATTCCTCATTGGGATTTTGATAAAGTGAAGGACGAGGCACGTGAACAATGGAATAAAGAATTGAATAAAGTAGTGGTTGATGCTGAAAATGATGCCGAAATGACCAATTTTTATACCGCGATGTACCATGCGTTTCTGGGCCCTACCGAATATATGGATGTAGATGGTAAATATCGGGGGCTGGATATGAATATCCACCAGGCCGAAGGTTTTACTAATTATACCAGTTTTTCACTATGGGATACTTATCGTGCTTTGCATCCGCTTTTCAATATATTACAACAAGATCGCAACAGTGACATGATAAACGCTATGTTGGCACATTATGACCAGAGTGTACATAATATGCTCCCAGTTTGGTCACATTATGCTAATGAAAACTGGTGTATGATTGGTTACCACAGTGCCTCAGTAATCTCCGATGCCATCGTAAAAGGAAACACCGGTTTCGATAAGCAGCGCGCACTGGACGCGATGGTGCAAACTGCCAAAACAGGTTATTATGATGGACTGGAATACTATATGGAGAAAGGATATGTGCCTGAAGATAAAAACGGCGCCTCCGTTTCTAAAACTTTAGAATATGCTTACGATGACTGGGCAATAGCCCAGGCAGCGAAAAAAATAGGGAATAGTGAGGTTTATGATGAATTTAGCAAAAGATCTGAAAACTATAAGAACGTTTATGATAGTAAATCGGGCTTTATGAGACCTAAACTGGATGATGGAAGTTTTAAAGAAGAGTTTGATCCTCTAAATACCCACGGGCAGGGATTTATTGAAGGTAATGCCTGGAATTACAGCCTCTATGTTCCACATCAACCTGCGGAAATGATTAAAATGATGGGAGGAAAGCAGCAATTCTCTCAACATTTAGATTCCCTATTTACTATGGATTTACCCGACAGATATTTTGAGGATACTGAAGATATTTCCCGTGAAGGAATTATAGGGAATTATGTGCACGGAAACGAGCCATCACATCACGTTGCTTATTTGTATAATTGGACAGATACGCCTTGGAAATCGCAGGATAAAATAAGGATGATTTTAAAAGACCAATACCAAACCGGTGCTGATGGTTTAGGCGGGAATGATGATTTTGGCCAGATGAGTGCGTGGTATATTTTTAGCAGTTTTGGTTTTTATCCTGTGGCACCCGGTTCTACACAATATGCTTTAGGGAGTCCCGCGATTAATAAGGCAACAATAAATCTCGATAATGGTAATACGTTTACGGTTATTGCCAATAACCAGTCTGCAGAGAATGTTTTTGTTTCAAAGGTAGAACTTAATGGCGAAGTATTGGAAAACCCGTTTGTAGACCATAGCGATATTATGGCTGGCGGAGAGCTAAAATTTTATATGAGTAGTGAGCCGAATAAAGAAATTTACATAGAAAATAATTAA